In one Corallococcus sp. EGB genomic region, the following are encoded:
- a CDS encoding amino acid adenylation domain-containing protein: MPMTPEEKRAKLARLLAEKARVARRAPASFSQERMWFLEQWSPGSALFNMPAVVRLTGALDPDALGRGLQSLVERHEPLRTTLREEEGRPVQVIAPSLVLKLEREDLRGVPEAGREAHAWRAVTRDAQRPFVLSEGPLVRATLYALAEEEHLLLLNLHHAIADGWSMGVLVRELAAVYAAARAGTSARLEALPLQYADFAAWQRATLQGEALESQLSWWRGKLDPDARLELPADKARPATLGSAGARQFLTLSRELTQTLRDFSQRHGTTLFVVWVSAFLSLVYRYTGQEDVALGTLVSGRDRAELEGLIGLFINTLVLRTPLSGGLRFRELMARVGDTVSEAQAHQGVPFEKLVETLKPERSSSHLPLFQVMVIHQNAPGAVLQQEGLTLEVLPVTTDTTKHDLTLYATELPQGLRLSAEYSTDLFEAPTLARLLAHLRTVLVGALAAPDTALRDLPLLSEEERRQLLVDWHGARQVYPEQEDLASLVEAQVARTPDRVALAFGDATLTYAQLDARANQLAHRLREWGVGPESRVGVCLERSLELVVSLLAVLKAGGAYVPFDPGYPAQRLTWMFQDARPTVLLAQEHLVPGLPPHGARVVCVDAEAEVLSRLPAHAPARQTLPDALAYIIFTSGSTGRPKGAMNAHRGVCNRLRWMQTEYRLGADDGVLQKTPFSFDVSVWEFFWPLMTGARLVIARPGGHQEPAYLARLIREAGVTTLHFVPSMLQVFLEEPEARGCASLRRVVCSGEALPLELKERCLQVLPHAGLHNLYGPTEAAVDVTYFACTPGDGRRSVPIGRAVANTSILILDPVFQPVPVGVAGELYIGGVQVGRGYQSRPDLTAERFLPDPFSALPGARLYRTGDVARWLPDGEVEYLGRADFQVKVRGLRIELGEIETALEQHPTVRQAVVLAREDVPGDKRLVAYVAGRAGQTLDVDGLKASLQARLPEYMVPTAFVVLDALPLSPNGKVDRNALPAPTLERAAQEARVPPQTPTEEVIAALFGELLGVADVGARDDLFRLGGNSLLATRVLARLRARFGVELPLRVLFQHPTVRQLARCVDDARAGAAAPVERAAPVQERHPVLPLTEDTAPEDTGGPPALNPEAPVLSAEERHRVLVTWNDTAKDFPRDACLHHLVEAQARRTPDAVAVVAGPVRLTYREMEQRAGSLARRLRALGVGPEVRVGLCVERNADMVVGMLGILKAGGAYVPLDPTYPRERLAFLLEDARGPALVAHAHLVPALPAHGCQVVCLEDDAEPLGQASPDASLTLSPLPENLAYLIYTSGSTGRPKGVAIPHRAAVAFLTWVHGVFSAEELQGVLACTSLNFDLSVFEVFAPLTRGGRVILARNALHLAELPQASEVTLVNTVPSAMAQLLRLGALPPSVRTINLAGEALPASLARQVFDTPTVQRLYNLYGPSEDTTYSTFARVRPGEVPPIGRPLSNTRAYVLDADLRPVPVGQPGALYLAGEGQSRGYLHRPDLTAERFLPEPFGPPGSRMYKTGDRVRYRPDGALEYLGRDDFQVKVRGFRIELGEVEAAVQAAPGVREAVVLAREDVPGDKRLVAYAVARDGQTLDAAALKDGLRRTLPEYMVPTAFVVLDALPLNSNGKVDRKALPVPVLERASPRPYEAPHTPTQQLLAGLWRQLLGVERVGLTDHFFELGGHSLLATQVVSRLRASLRVELPLEAFFHAPTLQALAARVDAAREAGDASSAVPPLLPMPRTGRLPLSFAQQRLWLLDRLEPGSSAYTILAALRLTGPLHTRALVRSFHALHQRHESLRTVFREDAQGPLQVILPELPPALGFVDLGGVPEAEREREALALAAAQAEVPFDLARGPLVRGLLVRLGARHHLLVVTLHHIISDGWSSAVLTRELSSLYHAFSADQPPSLPALPLQYVDYALWQRAWLTEDVLASQLAYWRRQLAGAPAALELPTDHPRPAVQTFRGGRVPVRLGLPLSESVKALGHREGVTPFMVLLAGLQALLSRLSGQEEVVVGSPIAGRPAPELEDMLGCFVNTLALRTRLDAGEGFRALLARVREVMLGAYAHQDAPFDRVVEAVHPAREPGRSPLFQVLFVLENAPVSQPMGPGLSLSFVDVERQSAKFDLTLALWEEPETGLTGVLEYNRDLFDPGTATRWAGQLRALLEQAVLTPDAPLSRLRAGPAPAELLVPLRPQGTRPPFFCVHAIGGTVWGYAELARQLGEDQPFHGLQAPGLESGQPTVDSLEDLAALYVEAMRTVRPHGPYRLGGWSMGALIAFEMARQLLRQGEQVERLVFIEPSPTSYARGQRVDDPTTQGQLFTVNLAHTTGLPETLPPDVPPGDSHRLLRYLLEAGQRTGVFGAEVGLAWLQRRQRVFNACLAALSGHVLEPLGVPVWLLRGTEANVDEGGDRTRGWAALTPDPRVVDVPGTHYSVLQSPQVEVLGRALARVLESPPEESSSPTEAGTERTPTAGPRP; the protein is encoded by the coding sequence ATGCCGATGACCCCGGAAGAGAAGCGCGCGAAGCTGGCCCGGCTGCTGGCGGAGAAGGCCCGGGTGGCGCGCAGGGCCCCCGCGTCCTTCTCCCAGGAGCGGATGTGGTTCCTGGAGCAGTGGAGCCCCGGCAGCGCGCTCTTCAACATGCCCGCGGTGGTGCGCCTCACGGGCGCGCTGGACCCGGACGCACTGGGACGGGGCCTCCAGTCCCTGGTGGAGCGCCATGAGCCCCTGCGCACCACGCTGCGCGAGGAGGAGGGGCGGCCCGTCCAGGTCATCGCCCCGTCGCTCGTGCTGAAGCTGGAGCGCGAGGACCTGCGTGGCGTGCCGGAGGCGGGGCGCGAAGCGCACGCGTGGAGGGCCGTCACCCGCGACGCCCAGCGCCCCTTCGTCCTGTCCGAGGGACCGCTGGTGCGCGCCACGCTCTACGCGCTGGCGGAAGAGGAGCACCTGCTGCTGCTCAACCTCCACCACGCCATCGCGGACGGCTGGTCCATGGGCGTGCTGGTGCGTGAGTTGGCGGCCGTCTACGCCGCGGCGCGGGCGGGCACGAGCGCCAGGCTGGAGGCGCTGCCGTTGCAGTACGCGGACTTCGCGGCGTGGCAGCGCGCGACGCTCCAGGGCGAGGCGCTGGAGTCCCAGCTGTCCTGGTGGCGCGGGAAGCTGGATCCCGACGCGCGCCTGGAGCTGCCGGCGGACAAGGCGCGGCCGGCGACGCTGGGCTCGGCGGGCGCCCGGCAGTTCCTCACGCTGTCGCGGGAACTCACCCAGACGCTGCGGGACTTCAGCCAGCGCCACGGCACCACGCTCTTCGTGGTGTGGGTGTCCGCATTCCTGTCGCTGGTGTACCGCTACACGGGGCAGGAGGACGTGGCGCTGGGCACGCTGGTGTCGGGCCGGGACCGCGCGGAGCTGGAGGGGCTCATCGGCCTGTTCATCAACACCCTGGTGCTGCGCACGCCGCTGTCCGGCGGGCTGCGCTTCCGCGAGCTGATGGCCCGGGTGGGCGACACGGTGTCAGAGGCCCAGGCGCACCAGGGCGTCCCGTTCGAGAAGCTGGTGGAGACGCTCAAGCCCGAGCGCAGCTCCAGCCACCTGCCGCTGTTCCAGGTGATGGTCATCCACCAGAACGCGCCCGGCGCGGTGCTCCAGCAGGAGGGCCTCACGCTGGAGGTGCTGCCCGTCACCACCGACACGACGAAGCACGACCTCACCCTCTACGCCACGGAGCTGCCCCAGGGCCTGCGCCTGTCCGCCGAGTACAGCACCGACCTGTTCGAGGCGCCCACCCTGGCACGGCTGCTCGCGCACCTGCGCACGGTGCTGGTGGGCGCGCTGGCCGCGCCGGACACCGCCCTGCGCGATTTGCCCCTGCTCTCCGAAGAGGAGCGCCGGCAGCTCCTGGTGGACTGGCACGGCGCGCGGCAGGTGTACCCGGAGCAGGAGGACCTGGCGTCGCTCGTCGAGGCGCAGGTGGCGCGCACACCGGACCGGGTGGCGCTCGCGTTCGGGGACGCCACGCTCACCTACGCGCAGCTGGATGCGCGGGCCAACCAGCTGGCGCACCGGCTGCGGGAGTGGGGCGTGGGGCCGGAGTCGCGCGTGGGCGTGTGCCTGGAGCGCTCGCTGGAGCTGGTGGTGTCACTGCTGGCGGTGCTCAAGGCGGGCGGGGCCTACGTGCCCTTCGACCCGGGCTACCCGGCGCAGCGCCTGACGTGGATGTTCCAGGACGCGCGCCCCACGGTGCTGCTGGCGCAGGAGCACCTGGTGCCCGGGCTGCCGCCCCACGGGGCGCGCGTGGTGTGCGTGGACGCGGAGGCGGAGGTGCTGTCGCGCCTGCCCGCGCATGCGCCCGCGCGTCAGACGCTGCCGGACGCGCTCGCGTACATCATCTTCACCTCCGGCAGCACGGGCCGCCCCAAGGGGGCGATGAACGCGCACCGGGGCGTGTGCAACCGCTTGCGCTGGATGCAGACGGAGTACCGCCTGGGCGCGGACGATGGGGTGCTCCAGAAGACGCCCTTCAGCTTCGACGTGTCGGTATGGGAGTTCTTCTGGCCGCTGATGACGGGCGCGCGGCTGGTGATCGCCCGGCCTGGCGGTCACCAGGAGCCCGCGTACCTCGCGCGGCTCATCCGCGAGGCGGGCGTCACCACGCTGCACTTCGTGCCGTCCATGCTCCAGGTGTTCCTGGAGGAGCCGGAGGCGCGCGGCTGTGCGTCGCTGCGCCGCGTGGTGTGCAGCGGCGAAGCGCTGCCCCTGGAGCTCAAGGAGCGCTGTCTCCAGGTGCTGCCGCACGCGGGCCTGCACAACCTCTACGGCCCCACGGAGGCGGCCGTGGACGTGACGTACTTCGCGTGCACGCCCGGCGACGGCCGGCGCTCGGTGCCCATTGGCCGGGCGGTGGCGAACACGTCCATCCTCATCCTGGACCCGGTGTTCCAGCCGGTGCCGGTGGGCGTGGCCGGGGAGCTGTACATCGGCGGCGTGCAGGTGGGGCGCGGCTACCAGTCCCGGCCGGACCTCACCGCGGAGCGCTTCCTCCCGGATCCGTTCAGCGCCCTGCCTGGCGCGCGGCTGTACCGCACGGGGGACGTGGCGCGCTGGCTGCCGGACGGCGAGGTGGAGTACCTGGGCCGCGCCGACTTCCAGGTGAAGGTGCGCGGCCTGCGCATCGAGCTGGGGGAGATAGAAACCGCGCTGGAGCAGCACCCCACCGTGCGCCAGGCGGTGGTGCTGGCCCGCGAGGACGTGCCCGGCGACAAGCGGCTGGTGGCCTACGTCGCGGGCCGGGCCGGGCAGACGCTGGACGTGGACGGGCTCAAGGCGTCGCTCCAGGCGAGGCTGCCGGAGTACATGGTGCCCACGGCCTTCGTGGTGCTGGACGCGCTGCCGCTCAGCCCCAACGGCAAGGTGGATCGCAATGCGCTGCCCGCGCCTACGCTGGAGCGCGCGGCGCAGGAAGCGCGCGTCCCGCCCCAGACGCCCACGGAGGAGGTCATCGCCGCGCTGTTCGGGGAGCTGCTGGGGGTCGCGGACGTGGGCGCGCGGGACGACCTGTTCCGGCTGGGCGGCAACTCGCTGCTGGCCACGCGCGTGCTCGCCCGGCTGCGCGCGCGCTTCGGCGTGGAGCTGCCGCTGCGCGTCCTCTTCCAGCACCCCACCGTGCGGCAGCTCGCGCGGTGCGTGGACGACGCGCGCGCGGGCGCCGCGGCCCCGGTGGAGCGCGCCGCCCCGGTCCAGGAGCGCCACCCGGTGCTCCCGCTCACCGAGGACACCGCGCCGGAGGACACCGGCGGCCCGCCCGCGCTCAATCCCGAGGCCCCCGTCCTCTCCGCCGAGGAGCGGCACCGCGTGCTGGTGACCTGGAACGACACCGCGAAGGACTTCCCTCGCGACGCGTGCCTGCACCACCTGGTGGAGGCCCAGGCACGGCGCACGCCGGACGCGGTGGCTGTGGTCGCCGGCCCGGTGCGGCTCACCTACCGCGAGATGGAGCAGCGCGCCGGGAGCCTGGCGCGGCGGCTGCGGGCCCTGGGCGTGGGCCCGGAGGTCCGCGTGGGCCTGTGCGTGGAGCGCAACGCCGACATGGTCGTGGGCATGCTGGGCATCCTCAAGGCGGGTGGGGCGTACGTGCCGCTCGACCCCACGTACCCGCGGGAGCGGCTGGCCTTCCTGCTGGAGGACGCCCGCGGCCCCGCGCTCGTGGCGCACGCGCACCTGGTGCCCGCGCTGCCCGCGCACGGCTGCCAGGTGGTGTGCCTGGAGGACGACGCGGAGCCACTGGGCCAGGCGTCCCCGGACGCGTCGCTCACGCTGTCGCCCCTGCCGGAGAACCTGGCCTACCTCATCTACACGTCGGGCAGCACCGGGCGGCCCAAGGGCGTGGCCATCCCGCACCGCGCGGCGGTGGCCTTCCTCACCTGGGTGCACGGCGTGTTCTCCGCGGAGGAGCTCCAGGGCGTGCTCGCGTGCACGTCGCTCAACTTCGACCTCTCCGTCTTCGAGGTCTTCGCTCCGCTCACCCGGGGAGGCCGCGTCATCCTCGCGCGCAACGCGCTGCACCTGGCGGAGCTGCCCCAGGCGTCGGAGGTGACGCTCGTCAACACCGTGCCCTCCGCCATGGCGCAGCTGTTGCGGCTGGGGGCGCTGCCGCCCTCGGTGCGCACCATCAACCTGGCGGGCGAGGCGCTGCCCGCGTCGCTCGCGCGGCAGGTGTTCGACACGCCCACGGTGCAGCGGCTCTACAACCTCTATGGCCCGTCGGAGGACACCACCTACTCCACCTTCGCGCGCGTGCGCCCGGGAGAGGTGCCGCCCATCGGCAGGCCGCTGTCCAACACCCGCGCCTACGTGCTGGACGCGGACCTTCGGCCGGTGCCCGTGGGCCAGCCCGGGGCGCTGTACCTCGCGGGCGAGGGCCAGTCGCGCGGCTACCTCCACCGGCCGGACCTCACCGCGGAGCGCTTCCTGCCGGAGCCCTTCGGTCCGCCGGGCTCGCGCATGTACAAGACGGGGGACCGCGTGCGCTACCGCCCCGACGGCGCGCTGGAGTACCTGGGCCGCGACGACTTCCAGGTGAAGGTGCGTGGCTTCCGCATCGAACTGGGGGAGGTGGAGGCCGCCGTGCAGGCCGCCCCCGGCGTGCGCGAGGCCGTGGTGCTGGCGCGCGAGGACGTGCCCGGCGACAAGCGACTGGTCGCCTACGCCGTCGCCCGGGACGGGCAGACGCTGGACGCGGCGGCGCTCAAGGACGGGCTGCGCCGCACGCTGCCGGAGTACATGGTGCCCACGGCCTTCGTGGTGCTGGACGCGCTGCCGCTCAACTCCAACGGCAAGGTGGACCGCAAGGCGCTGCCAGTCCCCGTCCTGGAGCGCGCGAGCCCCCGTCCCTACGAAGCCCCCCACACGCCCACGCAGCAACTGCTCGCGGGCCTCTGGCGGCAGCTGCTGGGCGTGGAGCGCGTGGGGCTCACCGACCACTTCTTCGAGCTGGGGGGCCACTCGCTGCTCGCGACGCAGGTGGTGTCGCGGCTGCGCGCATCGCTGCGCGTGGAGCTGCCGCTGGAGGCCTTCTTCCACGCGCCCACGCTCCAGGCGCTCGCCGCGCGGGTGGACGCCGCGCGCGAAGCAGGGGACGCTTCCTCCGCCGTGCCGCCGCTGCTGCCGATGCCGCGGACGGGCCGGCTGCCGCTGTCCTTCGCGCAGCAGCGGCTGTGGCTGCTGGACCGGCTGGAGCCTGGGAGCAGCGCGTACACCATCCTCGCGGCGCTGCGCCTCACCGGGCCGTTGCACACCCGGGCGCTGGTGAGGAGCTTCCACGCGCTGCACCAGCGCCATGAGAGCCTGCGCACCGTGTTCCGCGAGGACGCGCAGGGCCCGCTGCAGGTCATCCTGCCGGAGCTGCCACCGGCGCTGGGCTTCGTGGACCTGGGCGGCGTGCCGGAGGCGGAGCGGGAGCGCGAGGCGTTGGCGCTCGCGGCGGCCCAGGCGGAGGTGCCCTTTGACCTGGCCCGGGGGCCGCTGGTGCGGGGCCTGCTCGTGCGGCTGGGAGCGCGGCACCACCTGCTCGTGGTGACGCTGCACCACATCATCTCCGACGGCTGGTCCTCCGCGGTGCTCACCCGGGAGCTGTCGTCCCTCTACCACGCCTTCAGCGCGGATCAGCCGCCCTCGCTGCCCGCGCTCCCGCTCCAGTACGTGGACTACGCGCTCTGGCAGCGGGCGTGGCTGACGGAGGACGTCCTCGCGTCGCAGCTGGCGTACTGGCGCCGGCAGCTCGCGGGGGCGCCCGCCGCGCTGGAGCTGCCCACGGACCACCCGCGCCCCGCCGTGCAGACCTTCCGGGGCGGGCGCGTGCCGGTGCGGCTGGGCCTGCCGCTGTCGGAGTCGGTGAAGGCGCTGGGCCACCGCGAGGGCGTCACGCCCTTCATGGTGCTGCTCGCCGGCCTCCAGGCGCTCCTGTCGCGGCTGAGCGGCCAGGAGGAGGTGGTGGTGGGCTCGCCCATCGCGGGCCGTCCGGCGCCGGAGCTGGAGGACATGCTCGGGTGCTTCGTGAACACGCTGGCCCTGCGCACGCGCTTGGACGCGGGGGAGGGCTTCCGCGCGCTGCTCGCCCGCGTGCGCGAGGTGATGCTGGGCGCGTACGCGCACCAGGACGCCCCGTTCGACCGCGTGGTGGAGGCGGTGCATCCGGCGCGCGAGCCGGGCCGCTCCCCGCTGTTCCAGGTGCTCTTCGTGCTGGAGAACGCGCCCGTGTCCCAGCCCATGGGCCCCGGACTGTCGCTGAGCTTCGTGGACGTGGAGCGCCAGTCCGCCAAGTTCGACCTGACGCTGGCCCTGTGGGAGGAGCCGGAGACCGGCCTCACCGGCGTGCTGGAGTACAACCGCGACCTCTTCGACCCGGGCACCGCCACGCGCTGGGCCGGCCAGCTGCGAGCCCTGCTGGAGCAGGCGGTCCTCACGCCGGACGCGCCGCTGTCCCGCCTGAGGGCGGGCCCCGCCCCCGCGGAGCTGCTGGTGCCCCTGCGACCCCAGGGCACGCGCCCGCCGTTCTTCTGCGTGCACGCCATTGGCGGCACGGTGTGGGGCTACGCGGAGCTGGCGCGGCAGCTGGGCGAGGACCAGCCCTTCCACGGCCTCCAGGCGCCGGGCCTGGAGAGCGGACAGCCGACGGTGGACTCACTGGAGGACCTGGCCGCGCTCTACGTGGAGGCGATGCGCACGGTGCGGCCCCACGGCCCCTACCGGCTGGGCGGCTGGTCCATGGGCGCCCTCATCGCCTTCGAGATGGCGCGCCAGCTGCTGCGCCAGGGCGAGCAGGTGGAGCGGCTTGTCTTCATCGAGCCCAGCCCCACGTCCTACGCGAGGGGCCAGCGCGTGGACGACCCCACGACGCAGGGGCAGCTCTTCACGGTGAACCTGGCGCACACCACCGGCCTGCCGGAGACGCTGCCCCCGGACGTGCCGCCAGGCGACTCACACCGCCTGCTGCGCTACCTGCTGGAGGCCGGACAGCGCACGGGCGTGTTCGGCGCGGAGGTGGGGCTCGCGTGGCTCCAGCGGCGCCAGCGCGTCTTCAACGCCTGCCTCGCCGCGCTCTCCGGCCACGTCCTCGAGCCGCTCGGGGTGCCGGTGTGGCTGCTGCGCGGCACCGAGGCCAACGTGGACGAGGGCGGCGACCGCACCCGGGGCTGGGCCGCGCTCACCCCGGACCCGCGGGTGGTGGACGTGCCGGGCACCCACTACTCCGTGCTCCAGTCGCCGCAGGTCGAGGTCCTGGGCCGGGCCCTGGCCCGCGTGCTGGAGTCGCCCCCGGAGGAGTCCTCCAGCCCCACGGAGGCCGGTACGGAGCGCACCCCCACGGCGGGCCCGCGTCCCTGA
- a CDS encoding serine/threonine-protein kinase: MAAPCPHCGSTEGQDHLCAAQSLQLLGQVLDGRYKIESVLGQGGMGMVFRATQTSVQRPVAVKTLNPSLAAAPQFFERFRREAEIASRLRHPNVITIFDFGRAADGTCYYVMELLKGESLKELVKREGPLTLRRAVNLLEQATLGLAHAHEEGCVHRDLKPHNIMVQALDGKDFVKVLDFGLVKALEQDEEEQLTSTGQVLGTPQYMPPEQAGGESVDQRSDLYSMAGVLYFCLTGSSPYGANTVRKALTASLTQPVPPVNSKRQGAPVPPELDAFFAKALAPEKEDRYQNAQEFIDALLDAVEGLSPEELDAHPTGGVPGAERGTGSRSRAGSGSRAGSGSRLGSGSRAGRAPATGKTGSRVGMAPPRGTPPAGAQAPAPRGTTNANSPAPAAASRSRPPAPRAAEPELPPPPKGMSGGVKAAIIGVPLLLIGAGVAFVMAKGGGETAPTQPAPVAMTPPKAPVEAPPTRVQEQPATPPPAALPQDVTVEFISTPAGAAIFDGDVQIGTTPTKLLMPRSKVTELRFKLAGHQDQEKTLDYSRLADTAEQRVNVRLEPVRTAPPPRPTKPTKSGGSDPGIGVFE, translated from the coding sequence ATGGCCGCCCCCTGTCCCCACTGCGGTAGTACCGAAGGTCAAGATCACCTGTGCGCGGCGCAGAGCCTCCAGCTCCTGGGCCAGGTGCTGGACGGCCGCTACAAGATTGAGAGCGTCCTGGGCCAGGGCGGCATGGGCATGGTGTTCCGCGCCACGCAGACGTCCGTGCAGCGGCCGGTGGCGGTGAAGACGCTCAACCCGTCGCTCGCCGCGGCGCCCCAGTTCTTCGAGCGCTTCCGCCGCGAGGCGGAGATCGCCAGCCGGCTGCGCCACCCGAACGTCATCACCATCTTCGACTTCGGCCGGGCGGCGGACGGCACCTGCTACTACGTGATGGAGCTCCTCAAGGGGGAGAGCCTCAAGGAGCTGGTGAAGCGCGAAGGGCCCCTGACGCTGCGCCGCGCGGTGAACCTGCTGGAGCAGGCCACGCTGGGGCTGGCGCACGCGCATGAAGAGGGGTGCGTCCACCGCGACCTGAAGCCGCACAACATCATGGTCCAGGCGCTCGACGGGAAGGACTTCGTCAAGGTGCTGGACTTCGGTCTGGTGAAGGCGCTGGAGCAGGACGAGGAGGAGCAGCTGACCTCCACGGGCCAGGTGCTCGGCACGCCGCAGTACATGCCGCCCGAGCAGGCCGGCGGCGAGTCCGTGGACCAGCGCTCCGACCTCTACTCGATGGCGGGCGTGCTCTACTTCTGTCTCACGGGCAGCTCGCCCTACGGCGCGAACACGGTGCGCAAGGCGCTGACGGCGTCGCTGACGCAGCCCGTGCCCCCGGTGAACAGCAAGCGCCAGGGCGCGCCGGTGCCGCCGGAGCTGGACGCCTTCTTCGCCAAGGCGCTCGCGCCGGAGAAAGAGGACCGGTACCAGAACGCGCAGGAGTTCATCGACGCGCTGCTGGACGCGGTGGAGGGCCTGTCCCCGGAGGAGCTGGACGCGCACCCCACGGGCGGTGTCCCCGGCGCCGAGCGCGGGACGGGCAGCCGCAGCCGCGCGGGTTCGGGGAGCCGAGCGGGTTCGGGCAGCCGGCTGGGTTCGGGCAGCCGCGCGGGACGGGCACCGGCCACGGGCAAGACGGGCTCACGCGTGGGCATGGCTCCGCCCCGGGGGACGCCGCCAGCGGGAGCGCAGGCCCCTGCTCCGCGTGGGACGACCAACGCGAACAGCCCGGCGCCGGCGGCCGCGAGCAGGTCTCGTCCGCCCGCGCCCCGCGCTGCCGAGCCAGAGCTTCCGCCGCCGCCCAAGGGCATGTCCGGGGGCGTGAAGGCGGCGATCATCGGCGTGCCGTTGCTGCTGATTGGCGCGGGCGTGGCGTTCGTGATGGCGAAGGGTGGAGGCGAGACGGCGCCGACGCAGCCGGCCCCCGTGGCGATGACGCCTCCGAAGGCGCCGGTGGAAGCGCCGCCCACGCGAGTGCAGGAGCAGCCTGCGACGCCTCCTCCGGCGGCGTTGCCGCAGGATGTGACGGTGGAGTTCATCTCCACTCCCGCGGGCGCGGCCATCTTCGACGGCGACGTGCAGATCGGCACGACTCCCACCAAGCTGCTCATGCCGCGCTCCAAGGTCACCGAGCTGCGCTTCAAGCTCGCCGGGCATCAGGACCAGGAGAAGACGCTGGACTACAGCCGGCTCGCGGACACGGCGGAGCAGCGTGTGAACGTGCGGTTGGAGCCGGTGCGGACCGCGCCGCCGCCCCGGCCCACGAAGCCCACGAAGTCCGGTGGCAGCGACCCGGGCATCGGCGTGTTCGAATAG
- a CDS encoding ABC-F family ATP-binding cassette domain-containing protein, whose translation MSLVIAQDISLAYGKKVLFDEDNFTLGPRDRVGLVGANGTGKSSLMKIIAGVSQPDGGTVQYSRRARAGYLPQEIAGLPEGTVVEAVMSTVPGRDSLEARLKDTEAALGGTTDEEEQLELAQTLADLHAELDDFENRYGRHHAERILKGLGFKEEDLLKPTQALSGGWRMRAALAGLLLQDPDLLLLDEPTNHLDVPTLAWFDGFLRRSNKAMVLISHDRDFLNRQINRVVSLEMEGVREYTGNYEDYKRQRAEEMVLLQARAEKVEQRRAELQSFIDRFGAKATKAKQAQSRAKMLAKLEKVQVLEERQTMKFRFPEVERSGRDVVLMEGITKRYGSLTVYDGLDARLERGQRIAVVGANGAGKTTLLKMVAGELAPDSGKVTLGHNVVVGYYAQHHADKLDRRNTILEEVLPLAADKPQSYVRGVLGAFLFSGDDVDKPIGVLSGGERARVALAKLLLVPSNFLLMDEPTNHLDLDSSEMLIEALKLYGGTLLFVSHNRSFINNLCTHVWEVADGKLTSHPGNLDEYLYHQEQQRLAAEGADTGVSSGKGGAAASGPVSEKDRKRMEAEARQRRSVVEGPIKKEIAKLEERIAKVEAEQKEREAQLADPVLYNDFARAKPLMDAHRTGKEELEDLYARWEAAQEKLAAAQA comes from the coding sequence ATGAGCCTCGTCATCGCCCAGGACATCAGCCTCGCCTACGGAAAGAAGGTCCTCTTCGACGAGGACAATTTCACCCTCGGTCCCAGGGACCGGGTGGGCCTGGTGGGGGCCAACGGGACGGGCAAGTCGTCCCTGATGAAGATCATCGCCGGGGTGAGCCAGCCGGACGGGGGCACCGTCCAGTACAGCCGCCGGGCCCGGGCGGGCTACCTGCCCCAGGAGATCGCCGGCCTGCCGGAGGGGACGGTGGTGGAGGCGGTCATGAGCACCGTCCCCGGCCGGGACTCGCTGGAGGCGCGGCTGAAGGACACGGAAGCCGCGCTCGGGGGCACCACGGACGAGGAGGAGCAGCTGGAGCTGGCGCAGACGCTGGCGGACCTCCACGCGGAGCTGGACGACTTCGAGAACCGCTACGGCCGCCACCACGCCGAGCGCATCCTCAAGGGCCTGGGCTTCAAGGAAGAGGACCTGCTCAAGCCCACCCAGGCGCTGTCCGGCGGCTGGCGCATGCGCGCGGCGCTCGCGGGCCTCTTGCTCCAGGACCCGGACCTGCTCTTGTTGGACGAGCCCACGAACCACCTGGACGTGCCCACGCTCGCGTGGTTCGACGGGTTCCTGCGCCGCTCCAACAAGGCGATGGTGCTCATCTCCCACGACCGCGACTTCCTCAACCGGCAGATCAACCGGGTGGTGTCGCTGGAGATGGAGGGCGTGCGCGAGTACACCGGCAACTACGAGGACTACAAGCGCCAGCGCGCCGAGGAGATGGTGCTCCTGCAGGCGCGGGCGGAGAAGGTGGAGCAGCGCCGCGCGGAGCTGCAGAGCTTCATCGACCGGTTCGGCGCGAAGGCCACCAAGGCGAAGCAGGCGCAGAGCCGCGCGAAGATGCTGGCCAAGCTGGAGAAGGTCCAGGTCCTGGAAGAGCGCCAGACGATGAAGTTCCGCTTCCCGGAAGTGGAGCGCTCGGGCCGGGACGTGGTGCTGATGGAGGGCATCACCAAGCGCTACGGCTCGCTCACGGTGTACGACGGGCTGGACGCGCGGCTGGAGCGGGGCCAGCGCATCGCCGTCGTGGGCGCGAATGGCGCGGGCAAGACGACGCTGCTCAAGATGGTGGCGGGGGAGCTGGCGCCGGACAGCGGCAAGGTGACGCTGGGGCACAACGTGGTGGTGGGCTACTACGCGCAGCACCACGCGGACAAGCTGGACCGGCGCAACACCATCCTCGAGGAGGTGCTCCCCCTGGCGGCGGACAAGCCGCAGAGCTACGTGCGCGGCGTGCTGGGCGCGTTCCTCTTCAGCGGCGACGACGTGGACAAGCCCATCGGCGTGCTGAGCGGCGGCGAGCGCGCGCGCGTGGCGTTGGCGAAGCTGCTGCTGGTGCCGTCCAACTTCCTGCTGATGGACGAGCCGACGAACCACCTGGACCTGGACTCGTCGGAGATGCTGATTGAGGCGCTGAAGCTGTACGGCGGCACGCTCCTGTTCGTGAGCCACAACCGCAGCTTCATCAACAACCTGTGCACGCACGTCTGGGAGGTGGCGGACGGCAAGCTCACGTCGCACCCGGGCAACCTGGACGAATACCTCTACCACCAGGAGCAGCAGCGCCTGGCGGCGGAGGGCGCGGACACGGGCGTGTCGAGCGGGAAGGGCGGGGCGGCGGCCAGCGGTCCGGTGTCGGAGAAGGACCGCAAGCGCATGGAGGCGGAGGCGCGTCAGCGGCGCTCCGTGGTGGAGGGCCCCATCAAGAAGGAGATCGCGAAGCTGGAGGAGCGCATCGCGAAGGTGGAGGCCGAGCAGAAGGAGCGCGAGGCGCAGCTGGCGGACCCGGTGCTCTACAACGACTTCGCGAGGGCGAAGCCGCTGATGGACGCGCACCGCACGGGCAAGGAGGAGTTGGAGGATCTCTATGCCCGCTGGGAGGCCGCGCAGGAGAAGCTGGCGGCGGCCCAGGCGTAG